The following proteins come from a genomic window of Geothrix edaphica:
- a CDS encoding NADH-quinone oxidoreductase subunit A: MRGYASILLLILVAVALPIIILNLSWLLRPSWPSAAKYATYECGIVTTNEAREKFSVRYYLVAVMFLVFDVETVFLMPWAIQMKELAVFGFIELGLFLFLLLFGYGYIWSKGALTWE, from the coding sequence ATGCGTGGGTACGCGTCCATCCTGCTGCTGATCCTGGTAGCAGTGGCCCTGCCAATCATCATCCTGAACCTGTCGTGGCTCCTGCGCCCCAGTTGGCCCAGCGCGGCCAAGTACGCCACGTACGAGTGCGGCATCGTCACGACCAACGAGGCCCGGGAGAAGTTCTCCGTTCGTTACTACCTGGTGGCAGTGATGTTCCTGGTGTTCGACGTGGAAACGGTGTTCCTCATGCCCTGGGCCATCCAGATGAAGGAACTGGCCGTGTTCGGCTTCATCGAGCTGGGCCTGTTCCTGTTCCTGCTGCTGTTCGGCTACGGCTACATCTGGTCCAAGGGAGCTCTGACATGGGAATGA
- a CDS encoding NADH-quinone oxidoreductase subunit D, whose product MFKNEEMEINLGPQHPSTHGVLRVKLRLDGETITHCRPMIGYLHRGVEKICENQSFFQGQVWTDRMDYCSAVANNLGWAEANEKLLGITVPRRAQYIRTLLNEFNRLASHLIWLATHALDIGAMTVFLYAFREREDILDINEAFCGSRLTTTAFRIGGLREDLPPGFEKLVRKFLAKFPTCLEEYENLLTENRIWKKRTIGVAKLGAEDAIAMGVTGPVLRAAGVPYDIRKAFPYAAYGEMDFEIPTRTEADTYARYLVRMAEMRQSARIIQQCIDGLPEGPVMAKLPKILRSEVNEVYHATESPKGEIGYYLVGEKGSLNPYRFHVRAPGFINLQSLPKMAEGGLIADIVAAIGTLDIVLGEIDR is encoded by the coding sequence GTGTTCAAGAACGAGGAAATGGAGATCAACCTGGGCCCGCAGCACCCGTCCACGCACGGTGTGCTCCGGGTGAAGCTGCGGCTCGATGGCGAGACCATCACGCACTGCCGGCCGATGATCGGCTACCTGCACCGGGGCGTCGAGAAGATCTGCGAGAACCAGAGCTTCTTCCAGGGCCAGGTCTGGACCGATCGCATGGACTACTGCTCCGCCGTGGCCAACAACCTGGGCTGGGCGGAGGCCAATGAGAAGCTGCTCGGCATCACCGTGCCGCGCCGCGCCCAGTACATCCGCACGCTGCTGAACGAATTCAACCGTCTGGCCTCGCACCTGATCTGGCTGGCGACGCACGCCCTCGACATCGGCGCGATGACGGTGTTCCTCTACGCCTTCCGCGAGCGCGAGGACATCCTCGACATCAACGAGGCCTTCTGCGGCTCCCGCCTCACCACCACGGCCTTCCGCATCGGCGGCCTGCGCGAGGACCTGCCTCCCGGCTTCGAGAAGCTGGTCCGGAAGTTCCTGGCCAAGTTCCCCACCTGCCTCGAGGAATACGAGAACCTGCTCACCGAGAACCGCATCTGGAAGAAGCGCACCATCGGCGTGGCCAAGCTCGGCGCCGAGGATGCCATCGCCATGGGCGTCACGGGCCCCGTGCTGCGCGCGGCCGGGGTGCCCTACGACATCCGCAAGGCCTTCCCCTATGCGGCCTACGGGGAGATGGACTTCGAGATCCCCACCCGCACCGAGGCGGACACCTACGCCCGGTACCTGGTCCGCATGGCCGAGATGCGCCAGAGCGCCCGCATCATCCAGCAGTGCATCGACGGACTCCCCGAAGGGCCCGTCATGGCCAAGCTCCCGAAGATCCTGAGGTCCGAGGTCAACGAGGTCTACCACGCCACGGAATCGCCCAAGGGCGAGATCGGGTACTACCTCGTGGGCGAGAAGGGCTCGCTGAACCCCTACCGGTTCCACGTGCGGGCTCCCGGGTTCATCAACCTCCAATCCCTGCCCAAGATGGCCGAGGGAGGCCTGATCGCCGACATCGTGGCGGCCATCGGCACCCTGGACATCGTGCTCGGCGAGATCGACCGCTAG
- a CDS encoding FUSC family protein produces the protein MTALRIDRPVLVRALALALSAWVAFAIATLVHVQNAYWAAMPVWVVAQASRGVLIERALFRVLGTLLGAAVGFAILHIPVDPYVQFALLGLWVAVNGGLTHVLRGVHGYGALLAGITAAIVVIPAVLAPGASLDFATARVECTLIGVVVATVITGLATPESPRQAFFLRIRLLSADAVAYAAGVLRSGASAMGGEKRRILAEISEAEVSARLILAGSFEGYRRLHDVDSLMVGVLGTMSAAVALQPDGHPRAAGLDELAQGLEPVAESLRSEGGLPMGEVPRLAEVPGSERLAGALARLLEANAALGRPLDEATALPLRRELAVLAPHREWPQAGRTALASGVATFLAAALAHGSGSPLAVQVAVGVCIFSLVLGSMALPHHIAPKLLAGVVTGAFVAVLYRLLVQPTFPSPPGLLWTLAPFLLVGGFLRAHPRTTLAGVDFNMCFLLASQAGATTIPGTMEVIGGSAALAAAACLVAGNYILMPRSSVRQAEETAEVIRRDLLRMVEPDPGAAIEDWRARGSRQILRLSLHLGRAKDLGERWPKGILAVLNLGYAIEQLHEAPEDGAKAEAFGHLRRLAQDPAGTAEALRSLAGKPAGSSQQAVLLDLAAGLETSADLLTFGRSGKPDLN, from the coding sequence TTGACGGCCCTGCGGATCGACCGCCCGGTGCTGGTGCGGGCCCTGGCGCTGGCCCTGTCCGCCTGGGTGGCCTTCGCCATCGCGACGCTGGTGCACGTGCAGAACGCCTACTGGGCGGCCATGCCGGTCTGGGTGGTGGCCCAGGCCTCGCGGGGCGTGCTGATCGAGCGGGCCCTCTTCCGCGTGCTGGGCACCCTGCTGGGGGCGGCCGTCGGCTTCGCGATCCTCCATATCCCGGTGGATCCGTATGTGCAGTTCGCCCTGCTGGGTCTGTGGGTGGCCGTCAATGGGGGACTGACCCACGTGCTGCGGGGCGTGCATGGCTACGGAGCCCTGCTGGCAGGGATCACCGCGGCCATCGTCGTCATCCCGGCCGTGCTGGCGCCGGGAGCCTCGCTGGACTTCGCCACCGCCCGGGTGGAATGCACCCTCATCGGCGTGGTGGTGGCCACCGTGATCACGGGGCTGGCGACGCCCGAATCGCCTCGGCAGGCGTTCTTCCTGCGCATCCGGCTGCTGTCGGCGGACGCTGTGGCCTACGCGGCTGGAGTCCTGCGCAGCGGGGCCTCCGCAATGGGCGGCGAGAAGCGCAGGATCCTCGCGGAGATCAGCGAAGCGGAAGTCTCTGCACGCCTGATCCTGGCGGGTTCCTTCGAGGGGTACCGTCGGCTGCACGACGTGGACTCGCTGATGGTGGGCGTACTCGGGACCATGAGCGCCGCCGTGGCACTCCAGCCGGATGGACACCCGCGGGCGGCCGGGCTCGATGAGCTGGCCCAGGGGTTGGAGCCAGTGGCGGAAAGCCTCCGCTCGGAGGGCGGCCTGCCCATGGGTGAGGTCCCACGGCTGGCTGAGGTGCCCGGCTCCGAGCGCCTGGCCGGTGCCCTGGCCCGCCTCCTGGAGGCCAATGCGGCCCTCGGCCGGCCCCTGGATGAAGCTACGGCCCTCCCCCTGCGGCGGGAACTGGCCGTCCTCGCACCGCACCGGGAGTGGCCCCAGGCTGGGCGCACCGCCCTGGCCTCCGGGGTCGCGACCTTCCTGGCGGCGGCCCTGGCCCACGGGTCAGGTTCTCCTTTGGCGGTCCAGGTCGCCGTGGGCGTCTGCATCTTCTCGCTGGTGCTGGGCTCCATGGCGCTGCCCCATCACATCGCCCCCAAGCTGCTGGCAGGGGTGGTCACCGGGGCATTCGTGGCGGTCCTGTACCGCCTCCTGGTGCAGCCGACCTTCCCCTCGCCCCCAGGCCTGCTGTGGACGCTGGCGCCCTTTCTGCTGGTGGGGGGCTTCCTCCGGGCCCACCCCCGCACGACCCTGGCCGGCGTGGACTTCAACATGTGCTTCCTGCTGGCCAGCCAGGCCGGTGCCACGACCATCCCGGGCACGATGGAGGTGATCGGAGGCTCGGCCGCGCTGGCCGCCGCCGCCTGCCTGGTGGCCGGGAACTACATCCTGATGCCGCGGAGCTCCGTGCGGCAGGCGGAGGAGACCGCCGAGGTGATCCGCCGGGACCTGCTCCGGATGGTCGAGCCAGACCCCGGAGCCGCCATCGAGGACTGGCGGGCGCGCGGTTCGCGCCAGATCCTGCGCCTCTCCCTGCACCTGGGCCGCGCGAAGGACCTGGGCGAGCGCTGGCCCAAGGGGATCCTGGCGGTGCTCAACCTGGGATATGCCATCGAGCAGCTGCATGAAGCGCCGGAGGACGGCGCCAAGGCAGAGGCATTCGGCCACCTGAGGCGGCTGGCCCAGGATCCCGCGGGGACGGCCGAGGCGCTGCGAAGCCTGGCCGGGAAACCCGCCGGGAGCTCCCAACAGGCGGTACTGCTGGATCTGGCCGCCGGCCTCGAGACCTCGGCCGACCTGCTGACCTTCGGCCGAAGCGGAAAACCCGACCTCAACTGA
- a CDS encoding ABC transporter substrate-binding protein, producing MRNRLAALTLVFLSALAPARAQMVEESLPRDPGPLDFIRGDSYEQWILQSLAGDALVGLDPGGRAVPRLATSWKIQKDGAITFGLRDDARFTDGSPVTAEDVLWTFTELRRDPKASPTKRTILEGAEARVQEGRVWIRSPKPPGRLLLELARVPVAQKDHPERGSGPFRFVKEPAAWTFLRREHFLKPRIDGIRFRLLPDPATVLQALQKGWLAIGAPPARPLTPPATHRVVVQPMNAQLVVWSHAGSGPLQLLERWRQDAFPPGLLGQNARPSRGLWPESLGFEPQAIESEEVGPPRPPATLKLLYVSGEAFTENLLLALRERARRDGFDLQLIPLEQALLVDRLRRGDFDLACSVVVFEPHPWAVLEYLEPKGPMNVTGWRDPQFAALAAGLRDAGGAAWRELQNLWARHPAALPILDLQSVIWVDKRLEVGPGVLGLYLGTPGAAGWRWNR from the coding sequence ATGCGGAATCGCCTAGCCGCCCTGACCTTGGTCTTTCTCTCGGCCCTGGCCCCGGCCCGGGCGCAGATGGTCGAGGAGTCCCTGCCCCGGGATCCCGGTCCCCTCGACTTCATCCGTGGCGACAGCTACGAGCAGTGGATCCTCCAGTCCCTGGCGGGCGACGCGCTGGTGGGCCTCGATCCCGGGGGCCGGGCGGTGCCGCGTCTGGCCACCTCCTGGAAGATCCAGAAAGATGGCGCCATCACCTTCGGCCTGCGCGATGACGCCCGGTTCACGGATGGCAGCCCGGTCACCGCGGAGGATGTCCTGTGGACCTTCACGGAGCTCCGCCGCGATCCCAAGGCCAGCCCAACCAAGCGGACCATCCTGGAGGGGGCCGAAGCGCGTGTGCAGGAGGGCCGCGTGTGGATCCGCTCGCCCAAGCCCCCGGGCCGCCTCCTGCTGGAGCTGGCACGCGTACCCGTGGCCCAGAAGGACCACCCCGAGCGGGGTTCGGGCCCCTTCCGCTTCGTGAAGGAGCCTGCCGCCTGGACCTTCCTCCGCCGTGAGCACTTCCTGAAGCCCCGCATCGACGGCATCCGCTTCCGCCTCCTGCCGGACCCGGCCACGGTGCTCCAGGCCCTCCAGAAGGGCTGGCTCGCCATCGGCGCCCCGCCGGCCCGCCCCCTGACGCCGCCCGCCACCCACCGGGTGGTGGTCCAGCCCATGAATGCCCAGCTGGTGGTCTGGAGCCACGCGGGATCGGGACCCCTCCAGCTGCTGGAGCGCTGGCGCCAGGACGCCTTCCCGCCTGGCCTCCTAGGCCAGAACGCCCGCCCCAGCCGCGGCCTCTGGCCCGAGAGCCTGGGCTTCGAGCCCCAGGCCATCGAGAGCGAGGAGGTCGGTCCACCCAGGCCCCCGGCGACTCTGAAGCTGCTCTATGTCTCCGGCGAGGCCTTCACCGAAAACCTGCTGCTGGCCCTGCGGGAGCGGGCCCGCCGGGATGGCTTCGACCTCCAGCTGATCCCCCTGGAGCAGGCCCTCCTCGTCGACCGGCTCCGCCGGGGCGACTTCGACCTGGCCTGTTCCGTGGTGGTCTTCGAGCCGCACCCGTGGGCGGTGCTGGAGTATCTGGAACCGAAGGGCCCCATGAACGTCACCGGCTGGCGGGACCCCCAGTTCGCGGCCCTGGCCGCCGGGCTCCGGGACGCGGGAGGGGCCGCCTGGCGGGAGCTCCAGAACCTCTGGGCCCGGCATCCCGCCGCCCTCCCCATCCTCGACCTCCAGAGCGTGATCTGGGTGGACAAGCGCCTCGAGGTGGGACCCGGCGTGCTGGGACTCTACCTCGGCACGCCGGGGGCCGCGGGCTGGCGCTGGAACCGGTGA
- a CDS encoding GspE/PulE family protein has protein sequence MTFPTPPDPTDAVETGEPALTDFRPARELYPNLDLTREPVEFALFQAIPIDLMLKHHFVPVQERDGVLWLAMADPLDIPTQDLLRQQLKRPLRFAGAPLAQIQEVLKKSESGQKVMDEAGEALKIQVLHEEDLDDEVLDLERLTDKDEAPIVRLVDTTIFNALQRRASDVHLETTATGFQIKYRIDGSLYPAADPIDRRFASPIISRIKVMSELDIAEKRKPQDGRFKLKVRGRAIDFRVSIMPTIHGEDAVIRILDKENLTEEFQALTLEILGFSDHELKRLRRFAREPYGMFLVTGPTGSGKTTTLYAVLSEIKAPEDKIITIEDPVEYQLEGVTQIPVNEKKGLTFALGLRSILRHDPDKILVGEIRDPETAQIAIQSALTGHLVFTTVHANNVLDVIGRFQHMGVEVYNFVSSLNCILAQRLIRVLCPKCKRPAHPPSPQELEENGVDEAWLRGATLFDRVGCVDCHGTGFRGRQAIIEFMGLNDEIRELLIQRAPTREVKAAARRGGMQFLRESAIEKVRLGITTFAEINKVTFRDGA, from the coding sequence ATGACTTTTCCCACTCCCCCGGACCCCACGGATGCCGTCGAGACAGGCGAGCCGGCCCTGACCGACTTCCGGCCGGCCCGGGAGCTGTACCCCAACCTGGACCTGACCCGGGAGCCGGTGGAGTTCGCGCTCTTCCAGGCCATCCCCATCGACCTGATGCTCAAGCACCACTTCGTGCCGGTGCAGGAGCGGGATGGCGTCCTGTGGCTGGCCATGGCCGACCCCCTGGACATCCCCACCCAGGACCTCCTGCGGCAGCAGCTCAAGCGGCCCCTCCGGTTCGCCGGTGCCCCTCTCGCCCAGATCCAGGAGGTGCTGAAGAAATCCGAGAGCGGCCAGAAGGTCATGGACGAGGCCGGCGAGGCCCTCAAGATCCAGGTGCTCCACGAGGAGGATCTGGACGACGAGGTGCTCGACCTGGAGCGCCTGACTGACAAGGACGAGGCGCCCATCGTCCGCCTGGTGGACACCACCATCTTCAACGCCCTCCAGCGCCGCGCCTCCGACGTCCACCTGGAGACCACGGCCACGGGCTTCCAGATCAAGTACCGCATCGACGGCAGCCTGTACCCCGCGGCGGATCCCATCGACCGGCGCTTCGCCTCGCCCATCATCAGCCGCATCAAGGTCATGTCCGAGCTGGATATCGCGGAGAAGCGCAAGCCGCAGGACGGCCGCTTCAAGCTCAAGGTCCGCGGCCGGGCCATCGACTTCCGCGTCAGCATCATGCCCACCATCCACGGCGAGGACGCGGTCATCCGCATCCTGGACAAGGAGAACCTCACGGAGGAGTTCCAGGCCCTGACCCTGGAGATCCTGGGCTTCTCCGACCACGAGCTGAAGCGCCTGCGCCGGTTCGCCCGCGAGCCCTACGGCATGTTCCTGGTCACCGGCCCCACAGGTTCCGGCAAGACCACCACCCTCTACGCCGTGCTGAGCGAGATCAAGGCCCCCGAGGACAAGATCATCACCATCGAGGATCCCGTCGAATACCAGCTCGAGGGCGTCACCCAGATCCCCGTGAACGAGAAGAAGGGCCTCACCTTCGCCCTGGGCCTGCGCTCCATCCTCCGCCACGATCCCGACAAGATCCTCGTGGGCGAGATCCGCGACCCCGAGACCGCCCAGATCGCCATCCAGTCCGCCCTCACGGGCCACCTGGTCTTCACCACCGTCCACGCCAACAACGTGCTGGACGTGATCGGCCGCTTCCAGCACATGGGCGTCGAGGTCTACAACTTCGTCTCGTCCCTGAACTGCATCCTGGCCCAGCGCCTCATCCGCGTGCTCTGCCCCAAGTGCAAGCGCCCCGCCCACCCGCCCAGCCCTCAGGAGCTGGAGGAGAACGGCGTGGACGAGGCCTGGCTGCGCGGCGCCACCCTCTTCGACCGGGTGGGCTGCGTGGACTGCCACGGCACGGGCTTCCGCGGCCGGCAGGCCATCATCGAGTTCATGGGCCTGAACGACGAGATCCGCGAACTGCTCATCCAGCGGGCGCCGACCCGCGAAGTGAAGGCCGCCGCCCGCCGGGGCGGCATGCAGTTCCTCCGGGAGAGCGCCATCGAGAAGGTGCGGCTGGGCATCACCACCTTCGCCGAGATCAACAAGGTCACGTTCCGCGACGGAGCCTGA
- a CDS encoding complex I subunit 1/NuoH family protein, with amino-acid sequence MPTPTLTQSIVITLIQCLLVVIFVFVVVPLTVFAERKVLGHLQQRLGSTRVASGHIGVTGWMNRGMWKWGRIPVLSYWRGIPGLLADVLKLILKEDIIPTKADRFVFFLAPSISMVSAVVVFAAISFVPGTFFTFPVWFPFVGGLPVSGGIADINVGLLWILGVATVGVYGIVLAGWSSNSKYPLLGGLRSAAQMVSYEVPLALSLLAPVVLSASLNFGEMSARMATGMPFWALVPQVIGFLLYLTCGFAETNRLPFDMPEAENELVAGFHTEYSGMKFGFFYLAEYINMTVVAALASAFFLGGPWLLPFGLQGLLIPASVPFIGQPHAIFFVAKIVFLLFTYIWVRGTIPRYRYDQIMAVGWKYLIPMALINLLLAAAIRCFAV; translated from the coding sequence ATGCCGACTCCGACCCTCACCCAGTCCATCGTGATCACCCTCATCCAGTGCCTGCTGGTGGTGATCTTCGTCTTCGTCGTCGTCCCCCTCACGGTGTTCGCCGAGCGCAAGGTGCTCGGCCACCTCCAGCAGCGCCTAGGTTCCACCCGCGTGGCCAGCGGCCACATCGGTGTCACCGGCTGGATGAACCGCGGCATGTGGAAGTGGGGCCGTATTCCGGTCCTCTCGTACTGGCGCGGCATCCCCGGCCTCCTGGCCGATGTGCTGAAGCTGATCCTGAAGGAAGACATCATCCCCACGAAGGCCGACCGGTTCGTCTTCTTCCTCGCGCCCTCCATCAGCATGGTGTCCGCGGTGGTGGTGTTCGCCGCGATCTCCTTCGTGCCCGGCACCTTCTTCACCTTCCCGGTCTGGTTCCCCTTCGTGGGCGGCCTCCCGGTCTCCGGTGGGATCGCCGACATCAACGTGGGCCTGCTCTGGATCCTGGGCGTGGCGACCGTGGGGGTGTACGGCATCGTCCTGGCGGGCTGGTCCTCGAACTCCAAGTACCCCCTGCTGGGCGGCCTGCGCAGCGCGGCCCAGATGGTGAGCTATGAGGTCCCCCTGGCCCTCAGCCTCCTCGCGCCCGTGGTCCTCTCCGCCAGCCTGAATTTCGGCGAGATGTCCGCCCGCATGGCGACCGGGATGCCGTTCTGGGCCCTGGTGCCCCAGGTCATCGGCTTCCTGCTCTACCTGACCTGCGGCTTCGCCGAGACCAACCGCCTCCCCTTCGACATGCCCGAGGCCGAGAACGAGCTGGTGGCCGGCTTCCACACCGAGTATTCCGGCATGAAGTTCGGGTTCTTCTACCTGGCCGAGTACATCAACATGACCGTCGTGGCGGCCCTGGCCTCCGCCTTCTTCCTGGGCGGCCCCTGGCTCCTGCCCTTCGGCCTGCAGGGCCTGCTGATTCCCGCTTCCGTCCCGTTCATCGGACAGCCCCACGCCATCTTCTTCGTGGCCAAGATCGTCTTCCTGCTCTTCACCTACATCTGGGTCCGCGGGACCATCCCCCGCTACCGGTACGACCAGATCATGGCGGTGGGCTGGAAGTACCTGATCCCCATGGCGCTGATCAACCTGCTGCTGGCGGCCGCCATCCGCTGCTTCGCCGTCTAA
- a CDS encoding NADH-quinone oxidoreductase subunit C — protein sequence MSEPNVPQTPEVPEAPAGPYVYDYAAAPNRQIVMPKTVPLPSYRTYLAEQKAAAEADEAKWQKSLADYETAKAKAEAEGKDAPKPPVRPVPRKDDNDMKAPVPQEATDADLLKLQALLGDKVEEIFEQAGELVCQVKKEAILEALTLCRDEAALKYEMLADQSGTHYPAAKDFAYSVVYHLTSICRRKRLRLRILVPEGFAPESACAVYPGANWMEREIYDMLGICFLNHPDMTRILCPEDWEGYPLRKDYPTVGWGQRDISFREDRSGMLERIALQKAGQLGLNLKQPKAD from the coding sequence ATGTCGGAACCGAACGTCCCCCAGACTCCGGAGGTCCCGGAGGCTCCCGCCGGTCCGTACGTCTACGACTACGCGGCCGCGCCGAACCGGCAGATCGTCATGCCGAAGACGGTGCCCCTGCCGAGCTACCGCACCTACCTGGCCGAACAGAAGGCCGCGGCCGAAGCCGATGAGGCCAAGTGGCAGAAGTCGCTGGCGGACTACGAGACCGCGAAGGCCAAGGCGGAGGCCGAGGGCAAGGACGCCCCCAAGCCCCCCGTCCGGCCCGTCCCCCGCAAGGACGACAACGACATGAAGGCCCCGGTGCCGCAGGAGGCGACGGACGCCGATCTCCTGAAACTGCAGGCCCTCCTGGGCGACAAGGTCGAGGAGATCTTCGAGCAGGCCGGCGAGCTGGTCTGCCAGGTGAAGAAGGAGGCCATCCTCGAGGCGCTGACGCTGTGCCGCGACGAGGCCGCCCTGAAGTACGAGATGCTGGCCGACCAGTCGGGCACGCACTATCCCGCCGCCAAGGACTTCGCCTACAGCGTGGTCTACCACCTGACGAGCATCTGCCGCCGGAAGCGCCTGCGCCTCCGCATCCTCGTGCCCGAGGGGTTCGCGCCCGAGAGCGCCTGCGCCGTCTATCCCGGGGCCAACTGGATGGAGCGCGAGATCTACGACATGCTCGGGATCTGCTTCCTCAACCATCCCGACATGACCCGCATCCTCTGCCCGGAGGACTGGGAGGGCTACCCCCTGAGGAAGGACTACCCGACCGTGGGCTGGGGCCAGCGGGACATCTCCTTCCGCGAGGACCGCAGCGGCATGCTGGAGCGCATCGCCCTCCAGAAGGCCGGCCAGCTGGGCCTCAACCTGAAGCAACCCAAGGCGGACTAG
- a CDS encoding NADH-quinone oxidoreductase subunit B, whose amino-acid sequence MGMNQPSALEHILITTKVEKVMNWSRATSVWPVTFGLACCAIEMMAAGASRFDFDRFGAGIFRATPRQADLMIVAGTVTYKMAPIIKTLYDQMPEPKWVIAMGSCATAGGPFDSYHTVQGVDKVVPVDVYIPGCPPRPESLIYGFMKLQDKIMTSSLADRYKDIFEEVG is encoded by the coding sequence ATGGGAATGAACCAACCCTCCGCCCTTGAGCACATCCTGATCACCACCAAGGTGGAGAAGGTCATGAACTGGTCCCGCGCCACCAGCGTGTGGCCCGTGACCTTCGGCCTGGCCTGCTGCGCCATCGAGATGATGGCCGCCGGCGCCAGCCGCTTCGACTTCGACCGCTTCGGGGCCGGCATCTTCCGCGCCACCCCCCGCCAAGCGGACCTGATGATCGTGGCGGGCACCGTGACCTACAAGATGGCCCCCATCATCAAGACCCTCTACGACCAGATGCCCGAGCCCAAGTGGGTGATCGCCATGGGGTCCTGCGCCACTGCAGGCGGGCCCTTCGATTCGTACCACACGGTGCAGGGCGTGGATAAGGTCGTGCCCGTGGACGTCTACATCCCGGGCTGCCCGCCCCGGCCCGAGTCGCTCATCTACGGGTTCATGAAGCTGCAGGACAAGATCATGACCAGCAGCCTGGCCGATCGGTACAAGGACATCTTCGAGGAGGTCGGCTGA
- a CDS encoding ABC transporter ATP-binding protein, with protein sequence MADLSESKLFWWWPLMDRHRRTLYWGLAATVWCSVAASVVPYWSGRAVNALERHDWQGSRVFLAWMLAFTAAAGIGRYLMRNTLIGLSRDVEREQRESLYSFLLARPFAFYERQRVGDLMSRLGDDVGTVRMATGPGLMSFLQVISILPVTLGLMFSTSWRLTLAVMLPFSFLALGFYIIGKWSHMVQQKLQLAFSALSTYSHETISGERVVQAFGLEEARVAQFDALSRRHASLSMKQSVIFSAYAPLSALISGVSALVLVTYGGSLVVRGVLNLGDLTAFTGFLVALAWPMMSLGWSANLFQRAKAGQERLDQLLHSPEQPLPPAEAIALPEVPAALALEGVTHRFETGRGLGPLEITLAPGDSLAVVGGIGAGKTLLLQVLAGLRAPQAGRMLVDGEPLSDTTLRRHWAGLGWVPQEAFLFSETLRMNLAMGRPEATEEEIWEIARVVAMDELIHRLPDGLDTVVGERGVALSGGERQRTALARALLRRPRLLLLDDALSAVDAETESRILENLRAFLGKSTLVLATHRVFVAETCARVLVLEEGRVVQFDTPEALAAQPGLFARLKRLQSLERELVKGVV encoded by the coding sequence GTGGCCGATCTTTCGGAATCCAAGCTGTTCTGGTGGTGGCCGCTCATGGACCGCCACCGGCGCACCCTCTACTGGGGCCTGGCGGCCACGGTCTGGTGCAGCGTGGCCGCCTCCGTGGTGCCCTACTGGTCGGGCCGGGCGGTGAACGCGCTGGAGCGCCACGATTGGCAGGGCTCCCGGGTCTTCCTGGCCTGGATGCTGGCCTTCACGGCGGCGGCGGGCATCGGCCGCTACCTCATGCGCAATACGCTCATCGGCCTTAGCCGCGACGTGGAGCGGGAACAGCGTGAATCGCTGTACAGCTTCCTGCTTGCCCGGCCCTTCGCGTTCTACGAGCGGCAGCGGGTGGGCGACCTCATGTCGCGGCTGGGCGACGACGTGGGCACGGTCCGCATGGCCACGGGGCCGGGCCTCATGAGCTTCCTCCAGGTGATCTCCATCCTGCCGGTGACGCTGGGCCTGATGTTCAGCACCAGCTGGCGGCTCACCCTGGCGGTGATGCTGCCCTTCTCCTTCCTGGCGCTGGGGTTCTACATCATCGGGAAGTGGAGCCACATGGTGCAGCAGAAGCTGCAGCTGGCCTTCTCGGCCCTGTCGACCTACAGCCACGAGACCATCAGCGGCGAGCGCGTGGTGCAGGCCTTCGGGCTGGAGGAGGCCCGGGTGGCGCAGTTCGACGCCCTCAGCCGGCGCCACGCCTCGCTCAGCATGAAGCAGTCGGTGATCTTCAGCGCCTACGCCCCCCTGTCCGCCCTCATCAGCGGCGTGTCCGCCCTTGTGCTGGTGACCTACGGGGGCAGCCTGGTGGTGCGGGGCGTCCTGAACCTGGGCGACCTCACGGCCTTCACGGGCTTCCTGGTGGCCCTGGCCTGGCCCATGATGAGCCTGGGCTGGTCCGCGAACTTGTTCCAGCGGGCCAAGGCCGGGCAGGAGCGGCTGGATCAGCTGCTCCACAGCCCCGAGCAGCCCCTGCCTCCGGCCGAGGCCATCGCCCTGCCGGAGGTTCCGGCCGCCCTGGCCCTGGAGGGCGTGACCCACCGCTTCGAGACCGGGCGCGGCCTGGGTCCGCTGGAGATCACCCTGGCGCCCGGCGACAGCCTGGCGGTGGTGGGCGGCATCGGCGCGGGCAAGACGCTGCTGCTGCAGGTGCTGGCGGGCCTTCGCGCGCCCCAGGCGGGGCGCATGCTCGTGGATGGCGAGCCCCTCTCCGACACCACCCTGCGCCGCCACTGGGCGGGCCTGGGCTGGGTGCCCCAGGAGGCCTTCCTGTTCTCGGAAACGCTCCGTATGAACCTCGCCATGGGCCGCCCCGAGGCCACGGAGGAGGAAATCTGGGAGATCGCCCGGGTGGTGGCCATGGACGAGCTGATCCACCGCCTGCCTGACGGTCTGGATACGGTGGTGGGCGAGCGGGGCGTGGCCCTCAGCGGCGGCGAGCGCCAGCGGACGGCCCTGGCCCGGGCCCTGCTGCGCCGCCCGCGCCTGCTGCTGCTGGATGACGCCCTCTCCGCGGTGGATGCCGAGACGGAAAGCCGCATCCTCGAGAACCTCCGCGCCTTCCTCGGCAAGTCCACCCTGGTGCTGGCCACGCACCGGGTCTTCGTGGCGGAGACCTGCGCCCGGGTGCTGGTGCTGGAGGAGGGGCGGGTGGTCCAGTTCGACACCCCCGAGGCGCTGGCCGCCCAGCCGGGGCTCTTCGCGCGCCTCAAGCGGCTGCAGAGCCTGGAGCGGGAGCTGGTGAAAGGCGTCGTTTGA